The Microtus ochrogaster isolate Prairie Vole_2 chromosome 10, MicOch1.0, whole genome shotgun sequence genome contains the following window.
NNNNNNNNNNNNNNNNNNNNNNNNNNNNNNNNNNNNNNNNNNNNNNNNNNNNNNNNNNNNNNNNNNNNNNNNNNNNNNNNNNNNNNNNNNNNNNNNNNNNNNNNNNNNNNNNNNNNNNNNNNNNNNNNNNNNNNNNNNNNNNNNNNNNNNNNNNNNNNNNNNNNNccagacctcattacagatggttgtgaaccaccatgtggttgctgggaattgaactcaggacctctggaagagcagacagtgctcttaaccactgagccatctctccagccctgtttttgttttttgagacagggtttcctgggctctaactcacagagatctgcctgcctctgcctcccgagtgctgggattaaaggcgtgcgccaccattgcctggcaagaAGTACTCTTAACAGCCTAGTCATCACTTCCCCAGGCCTTTGTCCCCAGCCTTTAAAGGAAGATGCTGAGACTAAGACCAACCTACTCATGCTGTGTAATAAGATAGCAGGAGATGGGACTCAGCCTTCAAGGTCAAGTTCTAATCCtgaagcctttttatttttaaagtgatgtatattagtgttttgcctgcatgtacggaTGTGACCACATACTATGACTACATGGGAGACAAAGAAAGGCACtagatgacctggaacttgagttatggatggtggtgctggaaaccaaacctgagGCCCTGTAGGAAAGTACTCTtggctggctggtggtggcacacacttttattcCCTGCACTTAGGttaggtggcagagacaggcagatctgtgagttcaaggtcagcctggtctatagagcaagttctaggacaggctccaaagccacagagaaactctatctcaaaaaatcaaaaagagaaattaaaaaaaagaaaaagattaaaattcgTATTTGTCAACACTAAATCTCTGCCCCCTTTAAAAAGCTATTTATTTGGCTTCTCAaaacactgtttctctgtgtagccctggctgtcctaaaactcactctgtagatcaggctggcctcggactcagagaTTCCCCGTTCCTGCCTCCCTAGCactatgattaaaggcatgcatcaccaccagtccctatataaaatatatttttattttaaaaaacttttcaaaaagttttatgtttacaaatattttgtctgcacatacatatatgaaccatgtgtgtgcatgtacctgtgtaagtcagaagaaagcatcagaatCCTTGAACTGGACTTACGAATTAATGTGAggtaccatatggttgctgggaattgaaactgtgtcctctgcaagagcaggtgctcttaactccAGAGCCATCTCCAGgcccatattttcattttttatttgtgttttgtctgcatgtatgtccatattatggtgctggatcccctggaactggagttacagttgtgagaaATCATgggagtgttgggaattgaacccaggccctctggaagagcagtcagtgctcttaaccagtgagccatcacCCCATCTCCCCCAAGTCTCCACTCTTAACTACCATGCTGTTATCATCTTTGGTACCCAGATGCAACTTACCTCCTCCACATCTTCATCCAGCTGCTCATTAGGATCCACCTCTCTGACTAAGTCTTGTAATTTCTTCTTGGTTAGTACCTAAAGTGAATTGGGGGGAAGAGTTTTTGTAAGCATCAAGGACACAAACTTTATTACCCTCTAAAGAAGACAGGCTGTAGAGTTGTTTAGTTCTAGCTCCCAGACAGCCCTCCCTGGTGGTACAGCTGCAAAAGTACTCAAGGACAAGAGGCAAGAGTGGTTTGGAGGTGAGGTCAGCACCTGACTGTCAGGCATTTTATTCAACTTTATCTTTCTCACTATTCTTCCCTGCTCTGCACAGAGCAGTCTGCAATTCTCGGAACACCAGATCACCGTACTCTGTGCCCTTGATCAGTTGTCTTAAGATgtgttcttctttcttcctacacGCTCAGGCTATGGTTCTCTTTTCTGAGGTGTCTCCTAGCCCACCCAGGTAAAAGGACCCACACCCCCTTCAGCACGTCTTGTGTTACTCTGCAGATTTGCACATCAGCCCATATCTGATTTAGAAGGCTAAGGGAttgagccaggtgtgatggcacacacctttaatcccagcgcttgggagacacagacaggcagacagattctgagttcaagtccagtcttgtctacagaatgagttacaggacagccagggttagaCAGAGGAACACctccagcaagaaaaaaaaggctaACAGTTCTGAGGGTGACCAAAAGTGGTCATCTCTGTACACTTAAATAATAGTAAGTAGCTGAAGGTATCACCCCCTTTTCTAAAGAAAGTCATGTTACATCTAGATAACATTAAAACGTGATGGGGGAGCTGAAGATTCAGTTTGGTTGTAGATTGCTTGCCTAGCTTGAAGCCCAGCTATGGATCCCTAGAATCACAgatagaaaaaaacattaaatctaaccaTTTAAGTGAAACAAGTATCTGGGCTTTTGTGTCCTCCTACCCCTCCTACCTacatcactatgtagaccaggcggcctctgcctcccaagtcctgggattaaagacttctCTTTACAGTTATTTAGTggtgcatgtgtgcgcgcgcatgcacaggAACGACAGTGCACATATGTGGAAGAGGTTAACTTGAGGAATTAGAATCTCTTCTTCCACTATCTAgatttggggattgaactcagattatcaAGATTGGCAGCGAGggcctttactgactgagtcttCTTGCTAGCCCTCAAGTTTCCTGAGGCAGGGCCCATAACTGGTTTTGtagcagaggaagaggaatcctgtggaaggtgtgagccaccttgcTCTTCTACAGTGGCCTCCATAGTCAACACAGGCTGGACTCTATTCAGCCAACCCTTCCACAAGCAATTCAGTTAGTCCTCCTGTCCACTCCCTTGAATGTCTCCTCGTGCATTGTATTCAGCCTACAGGATCCAAggctttgtctttcttttggttttctgagacagggtttctctatgtgatATCCATGGCtattctggagctcactctgtagatcaggctggccttgaactcacagagatccacctgcctctgcctcccagctttatccttcttttcttgttgctctctCTGGAAGGTGGAATCAGAGTCATAGATACAAAGAGTAGAACAGATTTCAGAATCActgcagagccgggcggtggtggtgcacgcctttaatcccagcactcgggaggcagaggcaggcggatctctgtgagttcgagaccagcctggtcNNNNNNNNNNNNNNNNNNNNNNNNNNNNNNNNNNNNNNNNNNNNNNNNNNNNNNNNNNNNNNNNNNNNNNNNNNNNNNNNNNNNNNNNNNNNNNNNNNNNNNNNNNNNNNNNNNNNNNNNNNNNNNNNNNNNNNNNNNNNNNNNNNNNNNNNNNNNNNNNNNNNNNNNNNNNNNNNNNNNNNNNNNNNNNNNNNNNNNNNNNNNNNNNNNNNNNNNNNNNNNNNNNNNNNNNNNNNNNNNNNNNNNNNNNNNNNNNNNNNNNNNNNNNNNNNNNNNNNNNNNNNNNNNNNNNNNNNNNNNNNNNNNNNNNNNNNNNNNNNNNNNNNNNNNNNNNNNNNNNNNNNNNNNNNNNNNNNNNNNNNNNNNNNNNNNNNNNNNNNNNNNNNNNNNNNNNNNNNNNNNNNNNNNNNNNNNNNNNNNNNNNNNNNNNNNNNNNNNNNNNNNNNNNNNNNNNNNNNNNNNNNNNNNNNNNNNNNNNNNNNNNNNNNNNNNNNNNNNNNNNNNNNNNNNNNNNNNNNNNNNNNNNNNNNNNNNNNNNNNNNNNNNNNNNNNNNNNNNNNctctgtagaccaggctggtctcgaactcacagagatccgcctgcctctgcctcccgagtgctgggattaaaggcgtgcaccaccaccgcccggctctttttctttattttattctatttttgtttgtttgtttgttgtttttcaagacagggtttctctgtagctttggaggctatcctggaactagctcttgtagaccgggctggcctcaaactcacagagatccaccttcctgtgcctcctgagtgctgggattaaatttgtgggccaccaccacctagtttGGGAAAGACCTTTTTCAACAGAGAGCATGAGCACTACCTCTGTGCCTCATAGGTGCAATGTCACAAAGAAGGAGAGCTAAGAGGTACCTGATTGTTTTCAGGGCTAAGACGACCGCCTGTCCCAGGAGTGCCTGGTATCTTTACCACAGTGGTGCTATTGGCCATGGAGCCTTGTGGAGGGGTGCTGGCTGGCTCCggttttatagatgagaaattGGAGAGGTTGATTAGGGCTGAGGGGCCAAACTGGTTCATAATCTGCCGAGCTTTGGACTTCAGCTCATAGAGCTTATCAAGATCCTGTTTCTTTTTGGAGCTGTGAGGACCAAGGCCAATCAACtggagaaggaaaacagacagcAGAATTACTCTAGAGACACCTGCAGTAATGTGTACATTTTGAAAGTAACATGAGATCTGTCAGACTTGAGTCTTCTGTGTGTCCAGGAGGGTGACTACTTGATATTGACATTAAAATGGAGGGGATGAGGAATGTTCACTGCTCTCACCTGGTTTTGGAAATCATCTTGTCtccaaatcaaaatgaaatagttcacaaaattaagtaaagaaaaaaagtaaatgaaatgagaaatcttatttacaaaaacaatctAGAATAAGCAAGACATTTTGAGGGATTCATACAAGTAAACAGAATACTAGGTTAAGTACTTACATGCATGGTTTTTTTAAGTAGGAAATAATGTTAAATTCAAATAAACAGCACAATCACACACTTAAAACTCAGTCACAAAGCTTAAGAAAACCATTAGTTCATGATCAAAACATGTTAAGTCCAAGGCAGGGGTCTGTCCAATAAAGACCACTTTTAGCAACTGTAAAAGCTCTGCTTTACTATAAAGAACTTTTCCTGTGTTTTAGCAATCTTCAACACATGCTGAGACTATCGCCTAAAGCAGCTGCAAGCCCTAAAGCTTAGAGCCATAAGGCCGACTCTGTGAACATTGGCTGAGGTGTCAAGACCAGAAGCACATTCACCAAGTTCTGCCCACAGTGGCCTCAAGTTTACTTACTGCTATCTGAGTGTCTAGATCTTTAATTACATCAGCAACAGCTGTAAGCCCGGTGTAATGAGAGGCAGCCATTTTCAAAAGCTACCTGTAAACAAATAACTAGCATCAAGTACCACCCCGGCCACGGAAGTATACCAGTTGTGTGGCATGGTGCAACTCCAACCAGGATTTAGCTGAAGATGCAAGCTGGTGGTAGAGAGCTTGTCTAGTgtatgtgaggccctgggcttcATAACTCCATCAAGACAGGATTGCAAAGTCAGGCAtgccaagccgggcagtggtggtccctgtcttaatcccagcacttggaggcaaggtgatctctgtgagttcaaggccagcctggtctacaaagggagttccaggacagccagggctacacagagaaaccctgtctcaaaaaaccaaaaatctacCCCTCCTCTCCCGCTCTCTGCCTCTACTCATCACACGAGCAGAAACATTCAAAGCATGTCTGCTGCTGGGAGGCGgtggaactcacagatccacttgcctctgcctcccaagtgctgggattaaaggtgtgtccatCACATCCAGTAGCAAAAATCAGTATATTAAAAAGGTCTACTCCATCTTGGTATTAATTCATTACATTACCCAATGTATTATgagcattcttttttgttttatttcttatttttgttcttgttgtttttagaTAGGATTTCACTCTACCCCACGATGCTCTGGAATTTACTATGGGACAACTAAGCTTCTTGACgatcttcctgctttagcctctcaaatgctggtattataggCCAGCGTCACCAGACCCAgctcttttctgagacagtctttaCGGACTCCTGGCTCATCTGGTACTTGCTGGTTGTCTCAACTAGCTTTGAATATGGGGTGATGCTCCTGTCTTACCCCTCCCCGCTCCAATTACTAAGGTTACAGATGTggatcaccatgcctgacttctgtaatcatttttataactaaagaattttttctgttctatttatttcttttatgttgggGAAGGGACAGGCATGTGTCACAGTGAATATAgccgtcagaggacaacttgaaggagttggttctctcattTCACCATGTTGGCTAAGACTGTTGGCAAGCACTTTTGTCCTCTGAGGTATCTCATTGGCCCGAATGACTGGAGTTGTTTTTGAGGGTTTTTATGTTGTTTAAAGGAAGAGATTGGATATTTAAATCAGGGAATGATACTTTGCCTGGCATGTATGAGGTTATGGGATTTATCTTCTGCACAGGGAGGAACAGAGGAATATGCCGGCAATCTCAGCTACTTGAAAAACCAGGCAGGAACATCACTTGGGTCCTGCTGTTCAAGGGTAGCATaggctacaaagtaagatccatctcaaagaataaaaataaacacctgaaccgggcggtggtggcgcatacctttaatcccagcactcgggaggcagagacaggcagatctctgagttcgaggctagcctggtctacaagagctagttccaggacacgctctaaaactacagcgaaaccctgtctcgaaaaaccaaataaataaataaatattaaaataaaataaacacaggcatgGTGGTAAATGCCTATATCCCAGCACTTTTGAATGTGGAGGCAAGAAGTTCAaggtagtctctctctctctctctctctctctctctctctctctccctctctcacagggtttttctgtgcgaCAGCCCTAACTGGCCTGCAActagctctataaaccaggctagccttgaactcacagagatcctcctgcctctgcccccaaagtgctgggatcaaaggcgtgcaccaccactgttcgGTGTAGTTTAAGATAATCTTGAGCTACTTACAGAGtcaggtcaaggctagcctgggctacacgactagcctgggctacaggagacggtgtgaagagttcaaggtcagccagagctgttacacagaaaaatcctgcctcagaagaaaaaagaggggagggggtgtgaagaaaagagaaatggcaaCGGCAAATAGTCGCAGGTGTCTTGTAGGAGGCGCTGTGGAAAACTCAAGTCAAGTGAGCTAGGTGCAGTCTTTGACCCTAGTTCTACGTCTCTTTTAGCAGCTGAATCAATGCAAATTCTAAAGTCCCTTCAAGCTTCAACAATTAAGTCCATATgtgaatatttcaaaatgtattgTCCTAATACACCTGATTGACAGTATAGAACAAACTGCTGATGTTGAGTTAGGGATGTAGCTGTTaggagagagcttgcctagcatacgTGAGGCCTGGGCTGGATACCCAGCGCCACATAATCTTGGATCTCAGAGCTAGAatctagcctggtctatacagggTTCCAGGAAAGCTTGGACTTGGAAATACCCTGTCTCAATGCCCCTTCCCAATAGTGAGATATATATGAAACTTTGGCTTCCCAAATCCTTCCGCAGCTTTGTGAgcctttctctgtgttcctgctgTGTCTCCCGTTAGTGGAAGCCTTAAAACACAACAGTACCAGCTAAGCTACTGAGAAAATAATGCTTTCCAGTATGTTAacccttctttttcttaaaaaacaaaacaaaacaaaacaataaacccaCCACTCAGTGGTGGCCCCTGACATTAGTCACAGCagccgggaggcagaggcaaatggaacTGTGTGAGATTGAGgtcaccttggtctacagagtgagttccaggactgcctgtAGTACTACTAATAAAAAAACCATAGACAGATAAATATTGGGGtacaacctgaagaccagaaaatcaaagcagctagccactggctcttaccgcTACCTCTGtacaaaaatggtgatcctgcctccaggaatcctcagaatgagaatgAAACCTGTCTCCtgccattttataatcctctctagtgctgggattaaaggcgtgcaccactactacctggttttatggcaaactagtgtggctactgggattaaaggtgtgtgccaccactgactggtcactgcagctgttttactctctgatcttcaggcaagctttatttattaaaatacaaattaaatatcactacacagagaaaccctgtcttgaaaactaacCAAGCCCAgtgatggtagcacacacctttagtcccagcactcgggagacagagacaggcggatctctgtgagttcaaagccagcttggtctatatagtaagtaccaggacaggctccaaagttacacagaaaccctgtcttgaaaaacaaaaacaaacgccgggcggtggtggcgcacgcctttaatcccagcactcgggaggcagaggcaggcggatctctgagttcgagaccagcctggtNNNNNNNNNNNNNNNNNNNNNNNNNNNNNNNNNNNNNNNNNNNNNNNNNNNNNNNNNNNNNNNNNNNNNNNNNNNNNNNNNNNNNNNNNNNNNNNNNNNNaaaaaaaaaacaaacaaacaacaaaagaaagaaggaaaaaagaaaaatcaaccaaacaaacaaacaacaacaaaaaaaaacccaaacctttttttcctttattatttagtGTGTCTGTGCACAAGTGGTAGGAGGGTTATTtggggaattggttctctccttccaccttgtaggCTGCAGGATCATCAGCCCTGGTGGCCATCACCTTTACCAGAAGAACCAACTAtctcatttgacttttttttttttttggagacacgGTCTCATGTTGACATTGaacccctgatcttcctgcctccacctctaaaATAATGGGATTGCAGGCAAGCACCAAGACACCTGGCTATGTCAATCCGAGTCCACAACATCTAGTGTGTGCAAGAAATTTAATTTGATGTAGCCCTAATTTTCAAGAAATCAAGTACATCGTACTCTATTGTAAGGAAAGAATCTATaaatgttcctttttctttttctatcttgaATGTCTATGCTTACGTGAAAGTACAGGAATTAGGTTTCACATAGGACACTACCTAAGTATCCTAATAGTATTTATTGACATTAAAAGGAAttaagttgggtgtggtggagcatcctttaatcccagcactctaaagGCCGGTGAATCTccggagtttgaggccagcctgatctacagatcaaTTTCCAGGCTACGAGGAGCTAAAAAGTTGGGGAAGGAAGGGCGGGGTGAAGGAGGAAGGAGTGCTTTCATTCGGTGGCAGGCTTTGTGTAACtattctattttgttgacttagaaaagttcaagaaaaaaaaaaagaaaagttcaaaaaAGTTTTAGAGGCACATCTGGCACTAAATCACTCTGTACTATGCCATTTACGGCAAAGTTCTCAACCTCGTTGGACATATTTACACCGGCGCTAACAATACTTAACTGTGATAATGAATTGATGGGATACATGTATGTGCTTTAAACTgaagggtgtggtggtgcacacctttaatc
Protein-coding sequences here:
- the Taf12 gene encoding transcription initiation factor TFIID subunit 12 isoform X1; the encoded protein is MAASHYTGLTAVADVIKDLDTQIALIGLGPHSSKKKQDLDKLYELKSKARQIMNQFGPSALINLSNFSSIKPEPASTPPQGSMANSTTVVKIPGTPGTGGRLSPENNQVLTKKKLQDLVREVDPNEQLDEDVEEMLLQIADDFIESVVTAACQLARHRKSSTLEVKDVQLHLERQWNMWIPGFGSEEIRPYKKACTTEAHKQRMALIRKTTKK
- the Taf12 gene encoding transcription initiation factor TFIID subunit 12 isoform X2, giving the protein MNQFGPSALINLSNFSSIKPEPASTPPQGSMANSTTVVKIPGTPGTGGRLSPENNQVLTKKKLQDLVREVDPNEQLDEDVEEMLLQIADDFIESVVTAACQLARHRKSSTLEVKDVQLHLERQWNMWIPGFGSEEIRPYKKACTTEAHKQRMALIRKTTKK